A region from the Campylobacter blaseri genome encodes:
- a CDS encoding cytochrome c3 family protein: MLKIFKIFIICIFISPLYLGAIDIFTKENYPIKSHHEKLGFTCSNCHKEKDPKEYKALSTDECLSCHKSYENLAELTSYLGYDDNIHASPHYPNMDCATCHSSHKKSKNYCVMCHSQDSMKNLLVP, translated from the coding sequence ATGTTAAAAATATTTAAAATTTTTATCATATGTATTTTTATATCTCCTCTTTATTTGGGTGCAATTGATATATTTACAAAAGAGAATTATCCTATTAAATCACATCATGAAAAACTAGGATTTACCTGTTCAAATTGCCATAAAGAAAAAGATCCAAAAGAGTATAAGGCTCTAAGTACTGATGAGTGCTTGAGTTGCCATAAAAGCTATGAAAATTTAGCAGAATTAACAAGTTATTTAGGTTATGATGACAATATTCATGCTAGCCCTCACTACCCTAATATGGATTGTGCTACTTGCCATAGTTCACATAAAAAAAGTAAAAATTATTGTGTTATGTGCCATTCGCAAGATAGTATGAAAAATTTATTAGTGCCATAA